ATTAAATTCATTTAACTCTTTtgctcaaaaacactccaaatATATATGAACAATTACCAAAGgctgtttacattatcaaacaAATTATACATTCTGACTGAACGAGCCACGCTTAAAGCTGAACGCAGAGACGGTGTGCTTTTGACCACAAATTATATCTCAATGTGTTAAAATGTTGCATGTTAGCCGTAAACAGCCTTCATAATTAACTGTTCTTATCATTATTAAACAAAAGCATGTCAGTGCCATCTGACGTGTCTGTGGATGACGACTGATGCAACTACAAACACTTCCAGTGTTCTTCAATCCTCCGCATGCGGTGAGAAATTAGTAATCAACAAACACCCAGGAGGAAACATGAAGACAGCATCAGATGTGACACATTGGCAGACAAAAACTGTAAAGAAAAAGATTTCTCAAGTTTTTTCCTTGAAGGCCTCCCAGGTGGCACtaccataatgtacttaaagtgctccattttcacgcactaattttgtacttaatatactaaaaatgatcctttagtacttcttaagataaacttaatatcatctaagtgtactcaactgtgctattttaagacaccatgaatatgaactaaaatgcacctttaacatactatctttgtatttaaaaaatatatttagctaccacttgtagtacacttgagtgtactagtgaatgaatgatgggttcaagtgtgctACAAGTGGTAGAAAGGCTGCGTGTGCCGCTTACAGAcactgtttaatgtgtttgagacgtgctgttttcctaaatgcacaacttacatttcacaggtatattctccatctgtaaatgttagaaagccgtggaaatatttccattttgctgtcagaagtgcaTGAGCTTTTGCTTTACGATTCTctgctaaacttcacagacagctCAATGAAATAACAGCgcaataactctgactaaaatatacattttgctgaaatatttgtagttggacaataaataatgtgacatatgtagaattataaacctacaagtaagtgcatttgtatgatagcactaactgtaaagtgtaatggggtaatcaaaatagccttGTTACCcaattagtctgtgcttttttattattttaatttttagtttagtaaatttaacttttgctttaaaagcattatttttgtttttagattgcaatgtaacaatgttagaatgtaatgtgattttaacccttttttgcaCACAATATATGCCTACATggttacattcactttatttgtttaatccaaatacagagatatattaataatatattaattccTTGTAAAGCTGAAATAGACTTTTCCAAAGCACAGATTGCAACCTCAACCTGGTGCCATGCAGAATTAAAGACGACGGACAGACAGGTGAGGAAGAGTGTGAGGAAGGCAGGATGAGCTGAAGGACAGCAGTGGACTCGCGCAGAGAAGCTCTAGAGGAAATGAAGCAGGTTTTATCATCACAAATCTACAACAGCAGAATGGAGAGATTAGAGCGGTTAGAGAACTGTGACCATATTCGATTGGCAGAATTAATCAGTATTCGTTCGAGATGAATTAGATTCATTACTGGAAAACTGAAGCTAGCAGAGATTTAAAAGCAATCAGGTGGTAGgatgtttatcatttttaagGAGAAACAACTCTACAAAGCTCTACGCCAGCAGCTCATCCGGCAACAGCATGGCTCTCTAATCATGTCATGGATCATCAAAACAATTATCACAGCAGCAGCACTTACAGACCCCACTGAGACGGGCTGACAAGTTTGAATCTGATTTTGAGTCGGATCTACATGTGCATATGGGACGTGACCCTATTAAACATGGTTCAATGGGTTCCTAGTTTAATTTGCTTATTAGGAACAACACAGGTCAATGGAGCTGCCCCTTATTTGACAATAATGCTAAGTTTATGGAGAATTAATGTAATCAATGCAGCTTTAAGTTTATTAAATaaccttgttttatttaaatttctctcttttttttttttaacaccatGGCAGTTTCTTTTTTCCATGACGAAATCCATACTTGAGTTATGATGGAAATCGtacacttaaataaaaatatagaaataaaaacaatgatatTTTAGATCGCTGAACTGCAAGCTTACCTGTGTTTTCTGCGGCCAGATTAAAACTtgttgtagcctatatattaaaCTCTATACTAGACATGTGCCGGTATTCTGTAGTGCGATATATCACGGTAATGAACATGCACGATATTGTTAccgtaaataattatatattacaaattattcagatttttttcattcattttaagagCAGCTGTATGCTGCGTGAAACAAGTAAACAAGCATGGATGAGAAGCACATGGCGGAAGGCGTGAAGGAGACGTGCTGAATGAAAGCGCACATTCACTCTGCtaacctcaatttttttaaaatgtttttatttataatactaaaaaacaagacaaaaatactgtttGAGAAAATGATTTTTGCAGCGCATTGTACTTCACTGTGCATTTCAGATCGATTTTGTTTTTACAGCTCCTGAAAGGGCCTTGAATCAGTATGTAATCCAGAGTTTCTAATGGATTTTTCTCAGATTGTTTGCTTCAGTCAATTACAGCAGAACAGCTTTCCCTTCtttaatgccgagttcacattcacgattttcaaactcatcggatcgctgttgttttcacactgcgtgactatctggggtagcattcagtcgctgctgtgttcacactgaacgatggatcggcgacaggggctttcacattgcaggatttcacaataggaagaatcgccgacaactctgtctgatccgcaaactacgtttcacaacaaaacacacgcgagaagtgataaggaaataacgcgagaagctgcgtgcgtcagcccgttgttctccagcgagactggaagtattaaaaaaatatatatagcctGAACTCGGCATAAGACATGCATGCCTCACCGTCTCCCTGTATGTCTGAGGTCCAGAGCGTCAGGTTGTCCCGTAACAGCTGCATGATGAGCGTCGAATCCTTGTAACTGTCCTCACTCAGCGTGTCCAGCTCCGCTATCGCATCGTCAAACGCCGCCTTCGCCAACCTGTTGGAGGAGCGAGTGGAGAGTCATACTGGCTTTTTCAGATGGGGTTTCTGTGGTTATCAACCAGGGGctgcattaaaatgtattaaaatattcataaaaataataaattattaatctcTTTAATTGAGTCATCATTAAATcacatttctttttctctctcaataACTGGAATCACAAACTGCATCACGgttaattgattttatacacCAACACTCCCATTTTCTGTTAATGTATCAataagtcacatttatttttatagtgatTTATACAACATGGaccgtttcaaagcagcttgacattaataaacaggaaaataagtGTTTGTTTTCTACAGTACATCATGAACTCAGTTTCAACGATAATCAGAAGAGAAGAGTAAATCCAAACTTCACGAGGCAGATGACGGAACTCTGTGATCAAATACTATCAACTTgttaacttatatatatatatatatatatatacacacacacatacacacacacacaaacaccgaAACACACACTAACCatttagacattaaaaaacaaaagaatattcaaataattaattcatCATAATTCAATTGAGTATCTCAATtgcactaaaataacattgcttAGCCATAGGTGTCTATGCATATTAATATGAGACAGAAGCAAGTTAGCATCAAACATTACACGGTTTAAGTGAGAAGAAAAGCAGCCCAACCTGCAGGCGCGGTCGGGGGAGTTAAGGATCTCGTAGTAGAAGACGGAGAAGTTGAGAGCGAGGCCGAGCCGGATGGGATGTGTGGGCGGGAGCTCAATCATGGCAATGTCACTGGCAGCTTTATATGCCACCAAACTGTTCTCTGCTGCTTCCTTCCTGTCATTACCCGTGGCAAACTCTGCTAGGTACCTGTGGTAGTCACCCTtcctgcagacacacacacgcacaaacaccGAAATAagtgtgtgtaaaaagattcATTATCTTCTTATCAGCTACAATGACTATTCTGAGCTCTTGCTGTCAGAAATGTGTTCAAAAATACTCAACTCCATTATAATGAATAAAGTAGGCTACTGTATGCATTTTCGGGGTattcacattttgttaaaaaagaaaagaaaagctgaTATGTGCATGCGTGAACCAAGCACTTGAATGAAAGCGCCAAATTAAAGTTATGGTTTCTCACTGTAAAACGGTGGGCTAATGAAGACTAGTCTAAAGCATTTAAAGTGAATAAACAAGTAAAACATCCACATTTCACATCATTACTGGgtgctttaataatataaatgcatatacgTTCCATCACTGTGTGATTACGTAAACAAACTGGTGAATCAGTTCATAACTGCCTGAAAGAACCAGTTCACAGAaaagtatccctttaagcaagcactgctttttaaaacagacaaaaaataaatgtaaacaactCAGGGGTTCAATTTCAAAATGTACTGATAATGCTCcacaaaaacttacatttgcACGTGTGCATTTTGCAGGTGCTTAAATCCAAAACAATTTAGTGAGCATGATTAGTATGCTTCAAGGTATACGTTTAATAATTATGCACGTTTCTTGGGAATCAAATCCATGACCTACATGAGGGAATAGTATCATGCTCTACAGAAATAAAGCCAGTTTTTGTGTCATATTTAACCTCACCCATCTAAGAGACCTATAAAGTCCTAAATGCatgtttatgtcacaataacacgttTAGTAATGCAAATAAGAAACTGCATGCATTTGGGACTTTACAGATGTCTCAGATGGGTGAGGTTTAATACATGACATCGCAACTGGCTTTATTTCTGTAGAGCATGGCACTATCATGCACTTTGATTCGTCAAACACCTACATTTTGTAGTAGAAAACTTTGGATTCTCCTGTGTTGGCTGAAGGAATGAGGTGTTTGTCCAGTACATCCAATATGTCATTGCAAATAGATTTCAGCTCGTTCTCAACCTGCAAAAGGTAAGAAGAGTAATAATGGCATCATGTACATCTAGAGTACTGCACACATTACTGTCTCTGAGCCATAGAGCTCACAACTCAAAGCATTTCAAGTTATAGATTGAGGtattaaagtataataaaagaaaaagcattaaggtattttaaacaattatttaaatgtttattaataggTTTTTAAATCTACCAGCTAATTAATCGGTTACACAACGTGAGATAAAATTCGTTTCACTTAAATTTATGGCTCTGTAATTCTGCATTGCTAATTATTATTGCACTAATTCTTTTCAAGCAATATTTTGGTAAATATTTAGGTCGGGTAAATTTGTCTTCTATCATTAATTATGAAAGATAAGCTTTTGAACTAACTTTTCATTGTTTATTGAAGATATTTTGCTTTTGCAAGGATGGGAACATTCTAGAGGTTTGTCCAGAACATTGTGTGCCATAAAAGTCAAAAATTATCCAACATGCACTTGAAGCTTTGGACGACTCACTTTTGGTAACCATTTATGTTAAACTGTTGTTAGCTCAATATTGTGCATGTGCCATGTCATTTCTATGCATGAGTAATAATAGATTAGCTTTTATAAGTCGTCAACATATTTTCATGAACACtgttaatgatgcaccaaaagTAATGTGCTTTTCGTATTTAGCATGTCAAGcttcataaaaaaagaaataagtaAAGAAACTTGTCATTTTCTTCTCTTATCCCCCGTTTTCAAATCGTTTCTGATCTCCTCtaatacaaaatattcatttgataTATTAAATCAAGTATGTCtagcatttaaaaatcaacTGAATTTTGATGAAGATCAGACAAAATTATTATAGAGCAAGTAATGATAACCTGACATGAAACTGTCACtggtttggttttattttttcactcaTTCTGTATTATTTCACTGACGAATATCTTTGTTTCTCAGGTCTACCTTTATGCCAATAAACTCCAGATGCTCATGAGTTTAGGCTCCATGCACTCTCACCATTTGTCTGTATTCTCGGATCATTTTGAGTTTGCCATCTCCTCCCTTGCTCTCCTCTTTCTGCTCAATGCTGCTGATGATCCTCCAGGAGGCTCGTCGAGCTCCAATCACGTTCTTATACGCCACTGATAACAGGTTTCTCTCCTCTACTGTGAGCTCTGTGTCCTTTCCTGCAACGCTCTTCATAAACTCCACCATTTCTGAAACACAGAGAGAAGAATCATCTTAATGACACAAAGGAAACCCATCAACAAAGATCTGGAGAGCAATAAATTTAGACCAAACCACATTGAATATCACAGACTGAGTGGTTTAACAAGAAAGCTAATGTGCAAAGTAGGAAGTTCAGATATTAAATGTCTGAAGCAGATGCTAGTTTAATACTAGGGTTTGGAAAAGTACACTCATTTATCTCAAGACATTTTACATCTGCATAAATTGAAGTCTCACTGATGATCTTTTCCACATTGTGACATGCATAATAACATTTAAGTATACATAAGTAAAGGTCAAACCAATAATCGGTTGTACtaatattttatcaatatttaagcATTTTGTTCCATAATCAGATATCGTTTTTgccgttgttgttttttactggATCCACTGATTAATTCTGCCATCTTGTGGGTGTTTTTGAGAATTTCACGcaagaaaaaaaccttgcttTGCTTTAATACACTTCAACATAACAGCCATTATTGCACGAATGAGATGTGTTACATAAATGCTTAATATATAGTTAAAGCTTTGCTCTTAGATACAGAGACAAAGTACAGATTTACAGATTTTATTCTGTAAAATCATGTCCCAAACTTCTAACAGTCTTGAATGAGTGCATTTTGGAAATAAAATAGCTTAATTTAGTTCTCTCTCGGTTGCATATCGGTTTTTGAGCAcagaaaaatgcaaataatctgtatccatttaaaataagataaaataaaacaaaacaatacacaaGTTGACATGCACCAACAAATATACACTTCCTTAATCATTTTAGCCTACtcactgtttttttcccccactatttaattttttttttttttactaaaccATTTAGACTTCTAAGCTGAAGTGTTATGCTTCGAGAGAGAAAAAGCAACAAATTTGTATGCAGtgcaatatttctgtttcatcTCAGTGGTTTATAAGTGGCCTGCTGTACTTGGCAATGATTCAAATCCAAAACTTTAGCATCTCTCCATCTATTGGTTTATCTAACCATCTATCTTTCCGTCTGACTGACTGTGTTGTTTGGCATATAGATGGTAAAAACCTTCAAAATCAAagctttttaaagtattttaatagttttgtcAAGCTAACAAACATTACCGGTCTAGTTCTCtattatccaaaacaaaatgtcaatctcaaaaaaaaaaaaaaaaaaaaaaaacaaggctcCATAAAAACATTCGACACAGTAAAAATATCCAATATATTTGATCAACCCACATTCAATAAGTGCAGAATAAACAGCTGGATTCAGCCTAGTCATTGTTGCATCACCTAAAATCTGAACCCACTCGGATTCTGTAGATAATTTGTAGCGAAATGAAAACAATGTAGGTTTCAAATGCTGTAACGTTATAGTCTCTGAATCGCATGCTCTCAGATCAAAGCTACCAGCAATGCAACTAATTCTATTACTTGTCCAAATACCAAATTAACCATTCATAGATTTAGAACAATTCTTAGCAATATGTGAGCACAGACCAACATTTACGTTAGTTCATTAATAACAATGAGGAGGTTGGGTTGAGTTAGCTCAGGCCTTTCCAGACAACAGCTCTCCTGGGTTTTTCTCCCCATGTCGACAGACACAGACACGTGTGAACGGATAGCGCTTAGTTTTTGGGTTCAGCACACACTTTTATCAGGAATAACACGACGTCCCTATGTTCATTGCTGTAAGTTAATTCAAATGCGTGGCAACACAATTAGCCCAAAATATCAACTCACCATCGTATCTCTCGGCTTGTTCTGCTAGTTTAGCCTGGTAAACCAAGTGCTCTCGATCTGCCATGGTTACCGGGGACCGGGAGGAGGTGGAAGAGGTGAAGGTAAGAGACGCTGTTTGTTTGTGCAGACGGATGCGAAGTGAATAAATACGTTAGATTGCGGTTCTTGGTGCAGTAACAGCAGCAGCTTAAAATCTTCGTATCCTACCGGCGACCAAATATGGCGACAAAACTCCATCCGGGAAATTCGCTCCTGCTGCGCACTTCCTTCGCGACGGACGTGGAAACGGCTTCGCCTGGGTTTTGTGACGTTcgtacaaaaaaaacaaaaacaaaaacaattttttttttttttaaataaataaaaaacgtaTGTGGCAAGACGTTTAGTCATTTAAAGGGTtattactccaccccaaaataaaaattttgtcattaatcactgacccccatgtcgttccaaacccataaaagctttgttcgtcttcggaacacaatttaagatattttgggtgaaaaccaagaggcttgtgactgtcccattgactgccaagtaattaACCTCAAAAATTACCTCACCGTAATTTACTTTTACTAAGCGACCAGAATActtttttgtacgcaaagaaaacaaaaataacggaGAAACCCTTCAAAGCTATAGTAGCCTAGTCGTAAATTAGCTTTTACTTGTTAAAATTCCAATTCAAGATATCTGCTAGCAATTATGACAAGTCAAGATATTTGTAATCCAATTATGACTTGTCATAATCCCTAATTGTTTTCTAACACtaataagatatttttatcttttcatCATTAAAGATATCcagaatgtatttttgatccctgaaattaatatattactattaaaaatagcCTAACTTTGTTGATGTCTTGAATTTGATTTGTGTATTTAAAACTCAATATTCTAAATAATATGAACTCTTACTAATTAAATGTCATTTACAAGTTAAAGGAAATCCCAAATCTATGTAGTCATACACTTCTATAAATAAGATGTTATGGCAAGCCAATTTATAATTCAACGATTTGGTTtgacaattacattttagataGTTACAATTGATTTGACAAGTGACTAGTTAAAAAGATGGTTCAAGACATTTGTAAGTACATTTTGACTAGTCAAAGTtccatatatatgtatatatgtgtgtgtgtgtgtgtgtgtgtgtgtgtacgcgcacgtttttgtgaaaagtcaggacatagatttgtataatgacaaaggtatgacaaggtgaaggtgacttttcaggacattgacccatgtccccgcttttcaaaatgcttataaatcatacagagtgaggttttttttggggaaagttgtaaggggtaggtttaggtgtatagggttggtgtagggcaatagcacatacagtaagtacagtataaaaaccattacgcctatgggatgtccccacttttcacaaaaacgaacgtgtgtgtctgtgtatgtatatgtatatgtatatgtatatgtatatgtatatatatatgtatatgtatatgtatatatatatatatatatatatatatatatatatatatatatatatatatatatatatatatatatatatatatacacacacacacacacaggtgcatctcaaaaatttgaatatcgtgaaagttcttttttgtaacatttcaaaaagtgaaactttcatatattctagatacatgtaaagtaaaacatttcaagttttttttgttttaattttgatgattagagcttacagctcatgaaagtcaaaaatccagtatctcaaaatattagaatatttacatttgagtttcattaaatgaccatccctacagtataaattctgggtatctcttgttctttgaaaccacaaatggagaagactgctgacttggcaatgatccagaagacgaacattgacgccctccacaaagagggtaagtctcggaaggtcattactgaaagggctggctgttcacagagtgctgtatcaaagcatattaaatgcaaagttgactggaagcttccttgggtaggaaaaggtgcacaagcaacagggatgaccgcaagttTGAGAATaatgtcaagcaaagccgattcaaacacttgtgagagcttcacaaggagtggactgaagctggagtcagtgcatcaagagccaccacgctcagacgtcttcaggaaaagggcgaccaagccacttctgaaacataaacgtcagaagcatcttatctgggctaaggagaaaatgaactggactgttgctcagtggtccaaagtcctcttttcagataaaagtaaattttgcatttcatttggaaatcaaggtctggagtctggaggaacaCTGGAGAGGCACTGAATCCAAGCTACttgaagtcagtgatgatttgtggtgccgtgacgtctgctggtgttggtccgttgtgttttatcaagtccaaagtcagtgcagccatctaccaggagattttggaacACTTTATGCTTCCTTCTGATGACAAGATTTATGGAGatactttttcatattttattttattgtagttttaAGCATGTAATATTTCATATGTATATAAGGCATTTGAGAAGTAGGAAGAAAATGAAGGCATGGTAAAACGTTTCCAAGTCAGTTTTAATCCGATTTTCatataagaaaaagaaaagactgAAATCCTGTACTATGTGTATCACTCatattaaaaggatagttcacccaaaaaatgaaaattcaaacaTTATTTACCCTGGTGTTCTTCTAATAAAACTGTAACCGTAACGAAGCGTATGCAGCTTATGCAACCTTTCAGAGCCCACTCACTTCAGAATGACTCTGCTCTTACCATTCAgctgttttaacataaacatgtTAGGAACTTTTGCATATGGATGCAAGAAATGTAAAAGGAGAAAAAGGTAAGTAAaaacattgctaataaattCTCTGCTCATCCTTTCTGACAGATTAAGTAAGTCTGATACTAAATGGTCTGTCATCTCTCCTtggtcatttatttacttaactcAATTTTACAATGAATGCAAaagcaaaactgaaattaacccaatgcaaatttatttagTGCAGAAGAGGTGCGTTGTTTGATCCTTGCCCTTTCACTGGTCATCTGTGGAGAGGTACTAAGTTGCACCtattgacagaaaaataaatatgtcacTAGAAATGATATTCAATTGTTTTTTAACAGAGTTCATTAAAGCCTTTACCTTTTCctaattaaattgaataaatacaataaagacATTACTTACCCCAGTAGTCCTCTACCAGACCACTGCTTCGGAGTCAAATTAAGATGTACTTCTTGTCCACTTCGAATTACTCCAACACGTAGGGATTTCTACGGTAAACAGATATTAACAAAGACAAAATTAAACTGAATCGTGTAGTATATGATCAGGAATGCAAAGTATTAAAAGTAAGTAAGTACATAAGTAAATGTGCTACAGTTTTTTTAACTAAAAGGAAAGCGTTTGGAGGAACAACAAACCCCTTCACTATGTTGGACAACAGAAGCAACGTCACGCAGATTCCTGAAGTTTTGTGTATTTATGGACCCAAACTCTATAATCTCATCACCAACTCGCAAACCCTACAAACGGAGGAGAGCAGAAATCTGTTTTAAACTCTCTAGTTGCATCATCAGTTTCTGTATAGGCTCAAAAGAGACTTAAGTACTACTATGAAACGAAATAAACCTTGCAATCTTTCCAACTTAGAAGAACACAATTAACATGTAATCGGTATaatgtaatgattttaaatatacagGATCTTAAAGTCAACATTAAACAACATTTACAGTTAAGTTGCAACCTATTTTACTTCTCTAATATTGCATATTCATTTACAAGCAAAGTTTTTAACTTTTAAGTTAGAAGTGGGGCACAAACTCACGGCCTGAAAAGCAGGGGAGCCTTGTGTTACGGCATCTACCAGTGCAAACGGGGCTGGCAGAGACACAGTCGGCTCAGTGACTTCCATCTTCGTCTCATCTTTCCCATGTTTGACCCTTGCTGTTGCATGCAGCTTATGAAGTGCCTCCTCGATCTCCACCATGATAGCTTTGTGATCATTCTGTAAaccttaaattatatttaaaaaaaaaagaaaaataacttaaagttacaaaaaaggcaaatgattagtatatatatatatatatatacacacacacacacatataggtgctggtcatataattagtatatcatcaaaaagttgatttatttcactaattccattcaaaaagtgaaacttgtatattatattcattcattacacacagactgatatatttcaaatgtttatttcttttaattttgatgattagagcttacagctcatgaaagtcaaaaatcagtatctcaaaatattagaatattacttaagaccaatacaaagaaaggatttttagaaatcttggccaactgaaaagtatgagcatgtacagcactcaatacttagttggggctccttttgcctgaattactgcagcaatgcggcgtggcatggagtcgatcagtctgtggcactgctcaggtgttatgagagcccaggttgctctgatagtggccttcagctcatctgcattgttgggtctggtgtctctcatcttcctcttgacaataccccatagattctctctggggttcaggtcaggcgagtttgctggccagtcaagcacagtaacactatggtcattgaaccagcttttggtacctttggcagtgtgggcaggtgccaagtcctgctggaaaatgaaatcagcatctccataaagcttgtcaacagaaggaagcctgaagtgctctaaaatttcctggtagatggctgcgttgactgtggacatcagaaaacacagtggaccaacaccagcagatgacatggcagcccaaatcatcactgactgtggaaacttcacactggacttcaagcaacatggattctgtgcctctcc
The sequence above is a segment of the Onychostoma macrolepis isolate SWU-2019 chromosome 07, ASM1243209v1, whole genome shotgun sequence genome. Coding sequences within it:
- the ywhae2 gene encoding tyrosine 3-monooxygenase/tryptophan 5-monooxygenase activation protein, epsilon polypeptide 2 translates to MADREHLVYQAKLAEQAERYDEMVEFMKSVAGKDTELTVEERNLLSVAYKNVIGARRASWRIISSIEQKEESKGGDGKLKMIREYRQMVENELKSICNDILDVLDKHLIPSANTGESKVFYYKMKGDYHRYLAEFATGNDRKEAAENSLVAYKAASDIAMIELPPTHPIRLGLALNFSVFYYEILNSPDRACRLAKAAFDDAIAELDTLSEDSYKDSTLIMQLLRDNLTLWTSDIQGDGEEQNKTALQDAEDEKQ
- the psmd9 gene encoding 26S proteasome non-ATPase regulatory subunit 9 isoform X1 — protein: MKMTEENNAVKPNVTEDVRLLIKRKEDIEEQIKAYYDMLQTQAGVGMDAPLVDMEGFPRADVDLYKVRTARHNIFCLQNDHKAIMVEIEEALHKLHATARVKHGKDETKMEVTEPTVSLPAPFALVDAVTQGSPAFQAGLRVGDEIIEFGSINTQNFRNLRDVASVVQHSEGKSLRVGVIRSGQEVHLNLTPKQWSGRGLLGCNLVPLHR
- the psmd9 gene encoding 26S proteasome non-ATPase regulatory subunit 9 isoform X2, yielding MKMTEENNAVKPNVTEDVRLLIKRKEDIEEQIKAYYDMLQTAGVGMDAPLVDMEGFPRADVDLYKVRTARHNIFCLQNDHKAIMVEIEEALHKLHATARVKHGKDETKMEVTEPTVSLPAPFALVDAVTQGSPAFQAGLRVGDEIIEFGSINTQNFRNLRDVASVVQHSEGKSLRVGVIRSGQEVHLNLTPKQWSGRGLLGCNLVPLHR